One stretch of Musicola paradisiaca NCPPB 2511 DNA includes these proteins:
- the pssA gene encoding CDP-diacylglycerol--serine O-phosphatidyltransferase: protein MLSKLKLAKYQQHLAQLPKIPQSADAVQTISSPANFRATLMANIPDAGKRIYLVALYLEHDDGGEAILEALYQAKRQRPDLDIRILVDWHRAQRGRIGDVAASTNADWYFEMAQRNADVQIPVYGIPVNTREALGVLHLKGFIIDDSVIYSGASLNDVYLHQHDKYRYDRYHLIHNATLADTMAKYVQDLLISTAVQRLDRQDRPKTIEIKNDIRQFRQSLRHATYHLPGVGDNNSQLALTPLVGLGKQSPLNKTIHHLMYCTRQRLVICTPYFNLPALLVRNIIRLLRDGKQVEIIIGDKTANDFFIPEDQPFKIIGALPYLYEINLRRFLGRLQQYIDNSQLVVSLWKDGDNTFHLKGMWVDDEWQLLTGNNLNPRAWRLDLENAILIHDPQQVLLEQRQEELNHIRTHTRVIVNYQQLQGIAQYPAKVRKLIRRLRRIRIDRLISRIM, encoded by the coding sequence ATGTTGTCAAAACTAAAGCTCGCCAAATATCAACAACACCTTGCACAACTGCCCAAAATTCCTCAGTCCGCTGATGCCGTTCAGACGATTAGCAGCCCGGCGAATTTTCGCGCCACGCTGATGGCAAACATTCCCGACGCGGGCAAACGCATCTATCTTGTTGCACTGTATCTGGAACATGACGACGGCGGTGAGGCGATTCTGGAGGCGCTCTATCAGGCCAAACGCCAACGCCCCGATTTGGACATCCGCATTCTGGTTGACTGGCACCGCGCCCAACGCGGACGCATTGGTGATGTCGCTGCCAGCACCAATGCCGACTGGTACTTCGAGATGGCGCAACGAAACGCGGACGTTCAGATTCCGGTCTACGGTATACCGGTCAATACTCGCGAAGCGTTAGGTGTATTGCACCTGAAGGGTTTCATCATCGACGATAGCGTCATTTACAGCGGCGCCAGCCTGAATGACGTCTATCTTCATCAGCACGATAAATACCGTTATGACCGCTATCATCTGATCCACAATGCGACCTTGGCCGATACGATGGCGAAGTATGTGCAGGATCTGTTGATTTCGACGGCGGTTCAGCGCCTTGACCGTCAGGATCGTCCCAAAACAATTGAAATCAAAAATGATATCCGGCAGTTCCGCCAGTCGTTGCGTCATGCCACCTATCACTTGCCCGGCGTCGGCGATAACAATAGTCAGTTAGCCCTGACGCCGCTGGTCGGTTTGGGAAAACAGAGCCCGCTGAACAAAACGATTCATCATCTGATGTATTGCACCCGGCAGCGGTTAGTCATCTGCACACCGTACTTCAACCTGCCAGCGTTACTGGTTCGGAATATCATCCGATTACTGCGCGATGGCAAACAGGTTGAAATCATTATTGGTGATAAAACCGCTAACGACTTTTTTATTCCTGAAGACCAGCCGTTCAAGATTATCGGGGCTCTACCTTATCTGTATGAAATCAATCTGCGGCGTTTTCTTGGCCGGTTGCAACAATATATCGATAACTCGCAGCTTGTCGTCAGCTTGTGGAAAGATGGCGACAATACCTTCCATCTGAAAGGAATGTGGGTTGATGATGAATGGCAATTATTGACGGGTAATAACCTGAATCCCCGCGCATGGCGGCTCGATCTGGAAAATGCCATTCTTATCCACGATCCACAGCAGGTACTGCTTGAACAGCGGCAAGAAGAGCTAAACCACATCCGTACCCATACCCGAGTGATTGTTAATTACCAGCAATTGCAGGGCATCGCTCAATACCCGGCGAAAGTGAGAAAACTTATCCGCCGCCTCCGTCGTATCCGCATCGACAGGCTTATCAGCCGTATCATGTAG
- the gmhB gene encoding D-glycero-beta-D-manno-heptose 1,7-bisphosphate 7-phosphatase has protein sequence MANQIPAIFLDRDGTINVDHGYVHEIDQFQFIDGVIDAMRELKQMGFALVLVTNQSGIARGKFTEEQFMQLTEWMDWSLADRGVDLDGIYFCPHHPDAGEGEYRQQCDCRKPQPGMLVSAQRYLHIDMTASYMVGDRVEDMQAAIAAEVGTKILVRTGKPISSEGEKLADAVIDSLADLPKWIKQRNK, from the coding sequence ACCAAATTCCAGCAATTTTTCTTGATCGTGACGGAACCATAAACGTTGACCATGGCTACGTACATGAGATCGATCAGTTTCAGTTTATTGATGGCGTTATAGATGCCATGCGTGAACTTAAACAAATGGGGTTCGCATTGGTACTCGTTACTAATCAGTCTGGGATTGCTCGCGGAAAATTTACTGAAGAGCAATTTATGCAACTGACAGAGTGGATGGATTGGTCATTAGCGGATCGCGGGGTCGATTTGGACGGTATTTACTTCTGTCCCCACCATCCAGATGCCGGAGAAGGCGAATATCGTCAACAGTGCGATTGCCGCAAACCTCAGCCTGGAATGCTGGTATCGGCCCAGCGTTATTTGCATATTGATATGACTGCCTCTTATATGGTGGGAGATAGAGTTGAAGATATGCAGGCGGCGATAGCTGCAGAGGTGGGGACTAAAATTCTTGTCCGTACAGGTAAACCCATCAGTAGTGAGGGCGAAAAACTGGCCGATGCGGTGATTGATAGTCTTGCTGATCTGCCTAAATGGATAAAACAGCGCAATAAATAG
- the trxC gene encoding thioredoxin TrxC, whose amino-acid sequence MNTVCPACHTTNRLSEARLNDNPHAKCGRCGQALFSGAVINATEHTLDKLLQDDLPVVVDFWAPWCGPCVNFAPIFESVAQENGGKLRFVKVNTESEPALSARFRIRSIPTIMLFRQGKPVDILNGAMPKAPFENWLNESL is encoded by the coding sequence ATGAATACCGTATGCCCAGCATGCCATACCACTAACCGCCTGTCGGAAGCACGTTTGAACGATAACCCCCATGCCAAATGCGGCCGTTGCGGACAAGCATTGTTCAGCGGAGCCGTGATCAACGCGACCGAACACACACTGGACAAATTGCTGCAGGACGACTTGCCGGTTGTCGTAGACTTCTGGGCGCCCTGGTGCGGCCCCTGCGTCAACTTTGCCCCCATATTTGAAAGCGTCGCACAGGAAAACGGCGGCAAACTGCGTTTCGTCAAGGTCAATACCGAATCGGAACCTGCGCTAAGCGCACGCTTTCGTATTCGCAGCATCCCCACCATCATGCTGTTCCGGCAGGGCAAACCCGTTGATATTCTCAACGGCGCCATGCCGAAAGCGCCGTTTGAAAACTGGCTTAACGAATCGCTGTAA
- a CDS encoding IS3 family transposase (programmed frameshift): MKRRNFSAEFKRESAQLILDQNYTVADAASAMNVGLSTMTRWVKQLRDERQGKTPKASPITPEQIEIRELRKKLQRIEMENEIFKKGYRALDVRLPEQFSIIGKLRAHYPVATLCHLFSVHRSSYKYWKNRPEKPDGRRAILRSKVQELHNISHGSAGARRIVTMATLRGFRMGRWLAGKLMKELGLVSCQQPTHRYKRGGHEHIAIPNHLERQFAVTEPNQVWCGDVTYIWSGKRWAYLAVVLDLFARKPVGWAMSFSADSRLTIKALEMAWETRGKPAGVMFHSDQGSHYTSRQFRQSLWRYQIRQSMSRRGNCWDNSPMERFFRSLKNEWVPVTGYISFNEAAHAITDYIVGYYSALRPHEFNGGLPPNESENRYWKNSNAVASFS; encoded by the exons ATGAAAAGAAGAAATTTCAGCGCAGAGTTTAAACGCGAATCCGCTCAATTGATCCTTGACCAGAACTACACGGTTGCAGATGCAGCCAGCGCTATGAATGTTGGCCTTTCCACAATGACGCGATGGGTGAAGCAGTTGCGTGATGAGCGGCAGGGGAAAACACCCAAAGCATCCCCCATAACCCCGGAACAAATTGAAATACGTGAGCTCAGGAAAAAGCTACAACGTATTGAAATGGAAAATGAAATAT TTAAAAAAGGCTACCGCGCTCTTGATGTCAGACTCCCTGAACAGTTCTCGATAATAGGGAAACTCAGAGCGCATTATCCCGTGGCCACACTCTGCCACTTGTTCAGCGTTCATCGCAGCAGCTACAAATACTGGAAAAATCGTCCTGAAAAGCCAGACGGCAGGCGGGCTATATTACGAAGCAAGGTGCAGGAGCTACACAACATTAGCCATGGTTCTGCTGGAGCAAGACGTATCGTGACCATGGCAACACTGAGGGGCTTTCGGATGGGGCGCTGGCTTGCCGGCAAACTCATGAAAGAGCTGGGGCTGGTGAGTTGTCAGCAGCCCACCCACCGGTATAAACGTGGTGGTCATGAACACATAGCTATCCCGAATCACCTTGAGCGACAGTTCGCAGTGACAGAGCCTAATCAGGTGTGGTGCGGCGACGTGACGTATATCTGGAGCGGAAAACGCTGGGCATACCTTGCCGTTGTTCTCGACCTGTTCGCGAGAAAACCGGTGGGCTGGGCAATGTCGTTCTCAGCGGATAGCAGACTGACCATTAAAGCGCTGGAAATGGCGTGGGAAACTCGCGGCAAACCAGCAGGAGTCATGTTCCACAGCGATCAGGGAAGCCACTATACAAGCAGGCAGTTCCGGCAATCACTGTGGCGGTACCAGATCAGGCAAAGTATGAGTCGTCGTGGAAACTGCTGGGATAATAGTCCAATGGAACGCTTCTTCAGAAGCCTGAAGAATGAATGGGTACCAGTGACTGGTTACATAAGCTTCAACGAAGCAGCCCACGCAATAACGGATTATATCGTTGGGTATTACAGTGCGCTCAGGCCACACGAATTTAATGGTGGGTTACCACCAAACGAATCAGAAAACCGATACTGGAAAAACTCTAACGCGGTGGCCAGTTTTAGTTGA
- a CDS encoding MFS transporter: MANIINTTKAPSEIHARQRIWAIVGASSGNLVEWFDFYVYSFCSLYFAHIFFPSGNTTTQLLQTAGVFAAGFLMRPIGGWLFGYIADKHGRKNSMLISVCMMCMGSLVIACLPGYSVIGTWAPVLLLLARLFQGLSVGGEYGTSATYMSEVALEGRKGFYASFQYVTLIGGQLLALLVVVILQQLLTEGELRTWGWRIPFALGAVLAVVALYLRRALNETSAKSTREHRDAGSLRGLWRNRKSFIMVLGFTAGGSLSFYTYTTYMQKYLVNTAGMHAKTASGLMTLALFVFMLLQPVFGALSDKIGRRNSMMLFGGLAALLTVPILTVLQGTTNPVLAFGMVMLALVIVSFYTSISGILKAEMFPPEVRALGVGLSYAVANALFGGSAEYVALSLKASGAETTFFWYVSVMGGLAFLVSLGLHRKGQGEKL, translated from the coding sequence ATGGCAAATATAATAAATACCACGAAAGCGCCATCAGAGATTCATGCTAGACAGCGGATATGGGCAATTGTAGGTGCATCATCAGGTAATCTGGTGGAATGGTTTGATTTCTATGTATATTCATTCTGCTCGCTTTATTTTGCGCATATATTTTTCCCCTCGGGTAATACTACAACGCAATTATTGCAAACCGCAGGTGTATTCGCTGCCGGTTTTCTTATGCGCCCGATTGGCGGATGGTTATTCGGTTATATTGCGGATAAGCACGGACGTAAGAACTCCATGCTGATTTCGGTGTGCATGATGTGTATGGGATCGTTGGTTATTGCCTGTCTACCGGGATACAGCGTTATTGGAACCTGGGCGCCAGTATTATTATTGCTTGCTCGTTTGTTTCAGGGGTTATCCGTCGGCGGGGAATATGGTACGAGCGCTACATATATGAGTGAGGTAGCGCTTGAAGGACGTAAAGGTTTTTATGCTTCATTCCAGTATGTCACCTTGATTGGCGGGCAATTATTGGCTCTGTTGGTTGTGGTTATCCTGCAGCAATTATTAACAGAAGGCGAGTTACGCACCTGGGGATGGCGTATCCCATTTGCTCTTGGTGCCGTTCTGGCGGTGGTTGCTTTGTATCTGCGTCGAGCGCTGAATGAAACCTCGGCGAAATCGACCCGCGAACACCGGGATGCTGGGTCGTTGCGAGGGCTTTGGCGTAACCGTAAATCCTTCATTATGGTATTGGGCTTCACTGCCGGGGGATCGCTGAGTTTTTATACTTATACGACCTACATGCAGAAGTATCTGGTTAATACGGCGGGGATGCACGCGAAGACCGCTAGTGGTTTGATGACGTTGGCGCTTTTTGTCTTCATGTTACTGCAACCGGTATTTGGCGCCTTGTCGGATAAAATTGGTCGCCGCAACTCGATGATGTTATTTGGCGGGCTGGCGGCCCTGTTGACTGTGCCGATCCTGACGGTGTTGCAAGGAACGACCAACCCTGTACTTGCTTTTGGGATGGTGATGCTGGCGCTGGTGATTGTGAGTTTTTACACCTCCATTAGCGGCATTTTGAAAGCCGAAATGTTTCCGCCGGAAGTCCGGGCATTGGGCGTTGGCTTGTCGTATGCCGTTGCGAATGCGCTGTTTGGCGGCTCTGCCGAATATGTCGCATTGTCGCTGAAAGCGTCGGGGGCTGAAACGACGTTTTTTTGGTACGTCTCCGTCATGGGGGGGCTGGCATTTCTGGTATCGCTCGGATTGCACCGTAAAGGGCAGGGGGAAAAGCTCTAG
- a CDS encoding tRNA/rRNA methyltransferase yields the protein MSDELSGKSGKVRVMYVRSEDSDDKNTSGKNKRSSDKRRDGAPREAREKNRPRRDGAMKGGERPARRETYDSAVSPWKTVSRAADESAEQGGISGKSQIDPEQLRRQRAEETRVYGENACQALFNSRPDAIVRAWFLQEVTPRFREALRWMAANRKAYHVVDNDELTRASGTEHHGGVCFLIKKRRGLDVQTYLPHAPEKDCVLALEDVGNPHNLGGIVRSCAHFGVNGVLVRDASQLESGAAVRTAEGGAEHVKAIQSDNLIDALSQFRKAGYTIVTTSSHKGTALYDTQLPARTVIVLGQESDGLSDGAWQQGDMKVSINGTGNVESLNISVATGILLAEWWRHNRA from the coding sequence ATGAGCGATGAATTGAGCGGTAAAAGCGGCAAAGTCCGGGTGATGTATGTCCGCAGTGAAGACAGCGACGATAAAAATACGTCTGGCAAGAACAAACGATCGTCCGATAAGCGTCGCGATGGCGCCCCGCGCGAAGCGCGAGAGAAGAATAGACCACGCCGCGACGGCGCGATGAAAGGCGGTGAGCGTCCGGCGCGTCGTGAAACCTATGACAGTGCGGTATCGCCGTGGAAAACGGTATCGCGAGCAGCGGACGAATCGGCCGAGCAGGGCGGTATTAGCGGCAAAAGCCAAATCGATCCAGAGCAACTGCGGCGTCAGCGGGCGGAGGAAACGCGCGTATATGGCGAAAATGCCTGTCAGGCTCTGTTTAATAGCCGTCCGGACGCGATTGTTCGCGCCTGGTTCCTGCAGGAAGTCACGCCGCGTTTTCGCGAAGCATTGCGCTGGATGGCCGCCAATCGCAAAGCCTACCATGTCGTGGATAATGATGAACTGACTCGTGCTTCCGGCACCGAACACCATGGCGGCGTCTGCTTCCTGATCAAAAAACGCCGTGGTTTGGACGTGCAAACCTATTTGCCGCATGCGCCGGAGAAAGATTGCGTGCTGGCGCTGGAGGATGTGGGCAATCCCCATAATCTGGGGGGCATCGTGCGTAGTTGCGCACACTTTGGTGTTAATGGCGTGCTGGTGCGTGATGCGTCGCAGTTGGAATCCGGTGCCGCAGTACGTACCGCCGAGGGCGGAGCAGAGCATGTCAAGGCGATTCAATCTGACAATCTGATCGATGCATTGTCACAGTTCCGCAAGGCCGGTTACACCATCGTGACCACCTCCAGCCACAAGGGCACTGCGTTGTACGATACTCAACTCCCTGCCAGAACGGTGATCGTATTGGGGCAGGAGAGCGACGGCCTTTCTGATGGCGCCTGGCAGCAAGGGGATATGAAGGTATCCATCAACGGCACCGGCAATGTGGAAAGCCTGAACATTTCCGTGGCGACGGGCATCCTGCTGGCGGAATGGTGGCGGCATAATCGCGCATAA
- the emrB gene encoding multidrug efflux MFS transporter permease subunit EmrB: MERTPLKGATLALMTIALSLATFMQVLDSTIANVAIPTIAGNLGASNSQGTWVITSFGVANAVYIPITGWLAKRLGEVRLFVWATALFTFASWLCGVSTSLEMLIAARIFQGLVAGPIIPLSQSLLLNNYPPARRSIALALWSMTVVVAPIFGPILGGWISDNYHWGWIFFINVPLGIAVVLVTLQVLRGRETKIEIRPIDTVGLVLLIAGIGCLQMMLDRGKELDWFNSTEILTLTVVAVVSLSVLVVWELTDDHPVVDLSLFKSRNFTIGCLCISLAFMLYFGTIVLLPQLLQTVFSYTATWAGLASAPVGLMPVILSPLIGKFAPRLDMRKLVTFSFIMYAVCFYWRAYTFEPGMDFATSAWPQFFQGFAVACFFMPLTTITLSGLPPERMAAASSLSNFARTLAGSIGTSITTTMWERREALHHVQLTESITPYNPLAQQTYQQLQAMGYSQQQVSAYLANQITGQGLIIGANEIFWISAAVFLALILLVWFAKPPFGNSGSAGSSGAH; encoded by the coding sequence GTGGAAAGAACTCCGCTTAAGGGCGCAACGCTAGCCCTGATGACGATCGCTCTGTCGTTGGCGACCTTCATGCAGGTACTGGACTCGACGATCGCCAACGTAGCCATTCCGACCATTGCAGGGAATCTGGGCGCCTCCAACTCACAGGGAACGTGGGTCATCACCTCATTCGGGGTTGCGAACGCCGTATATATCCCGATTACCGGCTGGCTGGCCAAACGGCTGGGTGAAGTCCGCCTGTTCGTCTGGGCTACGGCGCTGTTTACCTTCGCCTCCTGGCTGTGTGGGGTCTCCACCAGCCTGGAGATGCTGATTGCCGCGCGTATCTTTCAAGGCCTGGTCGCCGGCCCGATCATCCCGTTGTCGCAGAGCCTGTTGCTGAACAATTACCCGCCCGCCCGCCGCAGTATCGCGCTGGCGCTGTGGTCGATGACCGTGGTGGTGGCGCCGATTTTCGGCCCGATTCTGGGCGGCTGGATCAGCGATAACTATCACTGGGGTTGGATCTTCTTCATCAACGTTCCGTTGGGGATTGCCGTGGTGCTGGTCACGTTGCAGGTGCTGCGCGGCAGGGAGACCAAGATCGAAATTCGGCCTATCGATACCGTCGGGTTGGTTTTGCTGATCGCCGGCATCGGTTGCCTGCAAATGATGCTGGATCGGGGCAAAGAACTGGACTGGTTCAATTCGACGGAGATCCTGACGTTGACCGTGGTGGCGGTGGTGTCGTTGTCGGTGCTGGTCGTTTGGGAACTGACCGACGACCACCCGGTGGTGGATTTATCGCTGTTCAAGTCACGCAATTTTACCATCGGCTGCCTCTGCATCAGCCTGGCGTTCATGCTGTATTTCGGCACGATTGTCCTGCTGCCGCAGCTGCTGCAAACGGTTTTCAGCTATACCGCCACCTGGGCCGGGCTGGCGTCCGCACCGGTTGGTCTTATGCCGGTCATCCTGTCGCCGCTGATCGGTAAATTCGCGCCGCGACTGGATATGCGCAAACTGGTGACGTTCAGCTTTATCATGTACGCCGTCTGCTTCTACTGGCGCGCTTATACTTTCGAACCCGGTATGGATTTCGCGACTTCGGCCTGGCCGCAGTTCTTCCAGGGGTTTGCGGTGGCTTGCTTCTTTATGCCACTGACGACCATCACCCTCTCTGGTCTGCCGCCTGAACGCATGGCCGCGGCGTCCAGCCTGTCGAATTTCGCCAGGACGTTGGCCGGCTCCATCGGAACCTCGATAACCACAACGATGTGGGAGCGACGCGAAGCGTTGCACCATGTGCAACTGACTGAATCCATTACCCCTTACAATCCACTGGCGCAGCAGACCTACCAGCAATTGCAGGCTATGGGATACAGCCAGCAACAGGTCTCCGCCTATCTGGCGAACCAGATTACCGGACAAGGGTTGATCATCGGCGCCAACGAGATTTTCTGGATCTCCGCCGCGGTATTCCTCGCCTTGATTTTGCTGGTATGGTTCGCCAAACCGCCGTTTGGCAACAGCGGCAGCGCCGGCAGTAGCGGAGCGCACTGA
- a CDS encoding tRNA-uridine aminocarboxypropyltransferase: MTGNAVLHLRQQRLALSTRPFRARGCRVIRCQACLLPEAHCLCHTFAPCNARSRFCLIMFDTEPLKPSNTGRLIADILPDTQAFLWSRTEPDPALLTALQPADRQPWLVFLTDDETERPVSHQLPPNGKPPLFVMLDGTWPEARKMFRKSPYLDNMPILSLNVEAFSRYQLREASSAGQHCTAEIAIALLQQAGDTPAADALARHFDRFRKHYLAGKAHHAWQEFAPKITAKSDSDV, encoded by the coding sequence ATGACAGGTAACGCCGTACTTCATCTGCGTCAGCAGCGGCTGGCACTCTCAACCCGCCCTTTTCGCGCCCGAGGGTGCCGCGTCATTCGTTGTCAGGCATGCCTGCTGCCGGAAGCCCATTGTTTGTGCCACACCTTCGCGCCCTGCAACGCTCGCAGCCGTTTTTGTCTCATTATGTTCGATACCGAACCGTTGAAACCCAGCAACACCGGGCGCCTGATCGCCGATATTCTGCCGGATACCCAGGCGTTCCTCTGGTCGCGTACTGAGCCCGACCCCGCGCTGCTTACCGCATTGCAACCCGCCGATCGCCAACCCTGGCTGGTGTTTCTGACTGACGATGAGACGGAGCGCCCGGTGAGTCATCAGTTGCCGCCTAACGGCAAGCCGCCGCTGTTCGTCATGCTGGACGGAACCTGGCCGGAAGCGCGCAAGATGTTTCGCAAAAGCCCCTATCTGGACAATATGCCGATTCTGTCGCTGAACGTAGAAGCTTTTTCCCGCTATCAACTGCGGGAAGCCAGCAGCGCCGGGCAACACTGTACCGCGGAGATTGCCATCGCCCTGCTGCAACAGGCAGGCGATACGCCGGCGGCCGACGCGCTCGCACGGCATTTCGATCGCTTTCGCAAGCACTATTTGGCCGGAAAAGCCCATCACGCCTGGCAGGAATTTGCACCCAAAATCACAGCAAAATCGGACTCTGACGTTTAA
- a CDS encoding bifunctional acetate--CoA ligase family protein/GNAT family N-acetyltransferase: MSQRGLEALLRPKSIAVIGASEKPGRAGFLMMRNLLDGGFGGPVMPVTPRYRAVCGVLAYPDVAHLPTTPDLAVLCTRAEHNLSLLEALGERGCKAVIVLSAQSSQFHDLKACAARYAMRLLGPNSLGLLAPWQGLNASFSPVPIIKGKLAFISQSAAVSNTILDWAQQRGIGFSYFIALGDSIDIDVDDLLDFVARDGKTSAILLHLEHISDARRFLSASRSASRNKPILVIKSGRSQQAQQLLHCGPHGLDAAYDAAIQRAGLLRVRDTHELFSAVETLSHLRPLRGERLMIVSNGASPAAQALDQLITRQGRLAHLSEATMQALRVALPDAMTIGNPLDLWDDATSERYQSALSVLLDSDDLDAILVIYAPSAVAPGTESATKLIQLLQQHPRGKRITILTNWCGEFSSQEARRQFNEAGIPTYRTPEGAVTAFMHIVEYRRNQQQLRETPALPRDLATDTAQAHRLITQALHAGATRLDIHEAAPILNAYGLHTQPTRIAEDSIQAARIAGEIGYPVAIKLRSPDIPHKSDVQGVLLYLQTADEVQLSAEAILKRVRQTHPQARMQGLLVQGMANRNGALELRIVVKQDPVFGPIIMLGEGSAEWRDETQAEVALPPLNMTLASYLIVQALKSGKIRSHGSIVPLDVAALSRLLVQVSNLIIDCPEMSRLDIHPLLACGDTLTLLDATLHLEPFVQDPHSRLSIRPYPQELEERVTLKDGACCLFRPILPEDEPLLKCFIGRVTREDLYYRYFSEINEFTHEDLANMTQIDYDREMAFIAVREGNEGPEIMGVSRAISDPDNVSAEFAVLVRSDLKGNGLGRKLMETLIQYARQHGLTRLTGITMPHNQGMVALAKKLGFALDVQLDEGIVALELRLSSDNSK, from the coding sequence ATGAGTCAGCGCGGGTTAGAAGCTCTGTTACGCCCTAAATCTATCGCGGTCATCGGCGCCTCGGAGAAACCCGGTCGAGCCGGGTTTTTGATGATGCGCAACCTGCTTGACGGCGGATTCGGCGGCCCGGTTATGCCGGTTACGCCCAGATATCGCGCGGTATGCGGCGTACTGGCCTATCCCGACGTGGCGCATCTGCCGACAACACCGGATCTCGCCGTGCTTTGTACGCGGGCGGAACACAATCTGTCGTTGCTGGAAGCACTCGGCGAGCGGGGTTGTAAAGCCGTTATCGTACTGTCTGCGCAGTCGTCGCAATTCCATGACCTGAAAGCCTGCGCCGCCCGCTACGCCATGCGATTACTCGGCCCCAACAGTTTGGGGCTGCTGGCTCCCTGGCAAGGGCTGAATGCCAGCTTTTCCCCCGTCCCCATTATTAAAGGCAAGCTGGCGTTCATATCCCAATCCGCCGCTGTCTCCAATACCATTCTGGACTGGGCACAACAGCGGGGAATTGGGTTCTCCTATTTCATTGCGCTGGGCGACAGCATCGACATCGACGTGGACGACCTGCTGGATTTCGTGGCGCGGGACGGTAAAACCAGCGCCATTCTGCTGCATCTGGAGCACATCAGCGATGCCCGGCGTTTTCTGTCCGCCTCCCGCAGCGCATCCCGTAACAAGCCGATACTGGTGATCAAAAGCGGGCGCAGCCAGCAGGCGCAGCAGTTACTGCACTGCGGGCCGCATGGACTGGATGCCGCTTACGATGCCGCCATTCAACGCGCCGGGTTACTGCGCGTGCGAGACACCCATGAATTGTTCTCAGCCGTTGAGACGCTCAGTCACCTACGCCCGCTGCGCGGCGAACGCCTGATGATCGTCAGCAATGGCGCCTCTCCAGCTGCGCAAGCGCTGGATCAACTGATCACACGGCAGGGCCGGTTGGCGCACCTGAGCGAAGCAACAATGCAGGCGCTGCGTGTTGCGCTTCCCGACGCCATGACGATCGGCAATCCGCTGGATTTGTGGGACGATGCGACGTCGGAGCGTTACCAATCTGCGTTGTCGGTACTGCTCGACAGCGACGATCTGGACGCGATTTTAGTGATTTACGCCCCAAGCGCCGTCGCGCCTGGTACAGAAAGCGCGACGAAACTGATTCAACTGTTGCAGCAGCACCCGCGCGGCAAACGTATCACTATTCTGACCAACTGGTGCGGGGAGTTTTCGTCGCAGGAAGCCCGCCGGCAATTTAACGAGGCCGGTATTCCGACTTACCGGACGCCGGAAGGCGCAGTGACGGCGTTCATGCATATCGTCGAATATCGACGCAACCAGCAGCAGCTTCGGGAAACGCCGGCGTTGCCGCGGGATCTCGCGACGGATACCGCTCAAGCTCACCGACTGATTACCCAGGCATTACACGCTGGCGCCACGCGGTTGGACATACACGAAGCCGCACCGATTCTGAACGCCTATGGACTGCATACGCAACCGACCCGCATCGCCGAAGACAGTATCCAGGCGGCGAGGATCGCGGGGGAAATCGGCTATCCGGTCGCCATCAAACTGCGTTCGCCGGACATTCCCCACAAATCGGACGTACAAGGCGTCCTGCTTTATTTGCAGACAGCGGATGAAGTGCAACTGTCGGCCGAAGCCATCCTAAAACGTGTGCGGCAAACGCATCCCCAAGCCAGAATGCAAGGATTGTTGGTGCAAGGCATGGCGAACCGTAACGGGGCGCTGGAACTGCGCATCGTCGTGAAGCAGGATCCGGTTTTCGGCCCAATCATCATGCTTGGCGAAGGCAGTGCCGAATGGCGCGATGAAACGCAGGCGGAAGTCGCTTTACCGCCGCTGAATATGACGCTGGCTAGTTATCTGATCGTGCAAGCGCTGAAGAGCGGTAAAATTCGCAGTCACGGCAGCATCGTTCCGCTGGATGTCGCCGCCCTCAGCCGCTTGCTGGTTCAGGTGTCAAACCTGATTATCGATTGCCCGGAAATGTCCCGACTCGACATCCATCCTTTATTGGCGTGCGGCGATACGCTGACCCTGTTGGACGCCACGCTACATCTGGAGCCCTTCGTTCAGGATCCGCACTCGCGTCTGTCTATCCGGCCTTATCCGCAGGAACTGGAGGAGCGGGTAACGCTCAAAGATGGCGCCTGCTGTCTGTTCCGCCCCATATTGCCCGAGGATGAACCCTTGCTGAAATGCTTCATCGGCAGAGTGACCCGTGAAGATCTTTATTACCGCTATTTCAGCGAGATTAATGAGTTCACCCATGAAGATCTGGCGAATATGACCCAGATTGACTACGACCGCGAGATGGCGTTTATCGCCGTGCGCGAGGGTAACGAAGGCCCGGAGATTATGGGCGTCAGCCGGGCCATTTCCGACCCCGACAATGTCAGTGCCGAATTCGCCGTGTTAGTGCGATCGGATCTAAAAGGCAACGGGCTGGGCAGAAAGCTGATGGAAACGCTGATCCAGTATGCTCGCCAACACGGATTAACCCGGCTTACCGGCATTACCATGCCGCATAATCAGGGTATGGTGGCGCTGGCGAAAAAACTGGGCTTCGCGCTGGACGTCCAGTTGGATGAGGGCATTGTCGCACTGGAACTCCGGTTATCTTCCGATAACAGTAAGTGA